The following proteins come from a genomic window of Pyxidicoccus sp. MSG2:
- a CDS encoding efflux RND transporter periplasmic adaptor subunit: protein MKRAHVSGRTRSWGLGLLLGVVCVVAGCKKDPDGADAKPVEPVVTLGQENVARAEARALQSGPGISGTLQARTAAAVRAEVGGTILDIKAEQGQRVKKGEELARIEAATLRDQLLAMRTTVRSASSALQVARAEEERSAGLAKAGVITQRDYERAQLGVSQAEGQLAEARSRLALAQEQVGRSRIIAPFDGVVSERQASAGDVVQPGSPLFTVVDPRTLRLEASVPAARLEQVKPGTSVEFQVTGYGERSFSGKVERINPVVDPATGQVRIYVAIPNTDLELLAGLFAEGRVVSQERRALAVPVDVIDASNGGPAVMRIQDARVQRVPVTLGLRDDVAQQVEVRSGLHAGDLVLLGSARDEVREGSRVKVEAPRPESKPVADDGPGVGGSEAPPPAPKQQGQAPSTQPSTQGTAEGATSPAR from the coding sequence GTGAAACGCGCGCACGTGAGCGGGAGGACGCGAAGCTGGGGGCTCGGGCTGCTGCTGGGCGTGGTCTGTGTCGTGGCCGGTTGCAAGAAGGACCCGGACGGAGCGGACGCGAAGCCCGTGGAGCCGGTGGTGACGCTCGGGCAGGAGAACGTGGCCCGCGCCGAGGCGCGAGCGCTGCAATCGGGCCCCGGCATCTCCGGCACCCTGCAGGCGCGCACGGCGGCCGCGGTCCGCGCCGAGGTCGGCGGCACCATCCTCGACATCAAGGCCGAGCAGGGCCAGCGGGTGAAGAAGGGCGAAGAGCTGGCGCGCATCGAAGCGGCCACCCTGAGGGACCAACTGCTCGCCATGCGCACCACCGTGCGGAGCGCCAGCAGCGCGCTGCAGGTGGCCCGCGCGGAGGAGGAGCGCAGCGCGGGACTCGCCAAGGCCGGCGTCATCACCCAGCGGGACTACGAGCGCGCCCAGCTCGGTGTGTCACAGGCGGAGGGGCAGCTCGCGGAGGCGCGCTCCCGGCTGGCGTTGGCACAGGAGCAGGTGGGCCGCTCGCGCATCATCGCGCCCTTCGACGGCGTGGTGAGCGAGCGTCAGGCGAGCGCGGGCGACGTGGTGCAGCCCGGTTCGCCGCTCTTCACGGTGGTGGACCCGCGCACGCTGAGACTGGAGGCCTCCGTACCCGCCGCGCGGCTGGAGCAGGTGAAGCCAGGCACGTCGGTGGAGTTCCAGGTCACCGGCTACGGTGAGCGCTCCTTCAGCGGCAAGGTGGAGCGCATCAACCCCGTGGTGGACCCGGCCACCGGTCAGGTGCGCATCTACGTGGCCATTCCCAACACGGACCTCGAGTTGCTTGCGGGCCTCTTCGCGGAAGGCCGCGTCGTCTCTCAGGAGCGGCGCGCGCTGGCGGTGCCGGTGGATGTCATCGACGCGTCCAACGGCGGCCCCGCGGTGATGCGCATCCAGGACGCGCGCGTGCAGCGCGTCCCCGTGACGCTGGGGTTGCGGGACGACGTCGCGCAGCAGGTGGAGGTTCGCTCCGGGCTCCATGCGGGAGACCTGGTGCTGCTGGGCTCGGCTCGCGACGAGGTGCGAGAGGGCTCGCGCGTGAAGGTGGAGGCGCCGCGTCCGGAGTCGAAGCCGGTGGCGGATGACGGCCCTGGCGTGGGCGGCTCGGAGGCCCCGCCCCCGGCTCCGAAGCAGCAGGGACAGGCCCCTTCCACGCAGCCGAGCACGCAAGGCACCGCCGAGGGCGCGACGTCGCCCGCGCGCTGA
- a CDS encoding ADYC domain-containing protein, producing the protein MGERRVVRAVFLACGLVGCAGGSVTEPESTLQSSVAELASPNGRNLNGRNLNGRNLNGTAMGPLVSVNLSGVMASDSVDDPMSSAWLQGSVFHGFNGGREVSGLDFLGARFVGNLDGGQRVDLRVDAINPATGASGDIWSYRVSFLDNTDGTWKPACPAADGSALEAIPVSGTWNHREGVPGGGAHLDDPTLFTFACEGAAIAKCVHFGYRPWATTADGRSLADHHQACTRMVRADFCGDGTSHTQDGNWVNLYDARGVQQDTESWQLEAEWNTDGALCSTSSTRSTQPVSCPNKPQLSGCGQPGHFRTGTLIMSEVPPATP; encoded by the coding sequence ATGGGCGAGCGGCGGGTGGTGCGGGCGGTGTTTCTGGCCTGCGGGTTGGTGGGGTGTGCGGGCGGCTCGGTGACGGAGCCTGAGTCCACGCTGCAGTCGAGCGTGGCGGAGCTGGCTTCTCCCAACGGGCGCAACCTCAACGGGCGCAACCTCAATGGGCGCAATCTCAACGGCACCGCGATGGGGCCGCTCGTCTCCGTGAATCTGTCCGGGGTCATGGCCTCGGACAGCGTGGATGACCCGATGAGCTCGGCGTGGCTGCAGGGCAGCGTCTTCCACGGCTTCAACGGGGGCCGCGAGGTGTCCGGCCTGGACTTCCTCGGCGCGCGCTTCGTCGGCAACCTCGACGGCGGCCAGCGCGTGGACCTGCGTGTGGACGCAATCAATCCGGCCACCGGTGCGAGCGGCGACATCTGGTCCTACCGCGTCTCCTTCCTCGACAACACGGACGGCACCTGGAAGCCCGCGTGCCCCGCGGCGGATGGCTCCGCGCTGGAGGCCATTCCCGTGTCCGGCACCTGGAACCACCGGGAGGGCGTGCCCGGTGGCGGTGCGCACCTGGACGACCCCACCCTCTTCACCTTCGCCTGCGAGGGCGCGGCCATCGCCAAGTGCGTCCACTTCGGCTACCGGCCGTGGGCGACGACGGCGGACGGCCGCAGCCTCGCGGACCACCACCAGGCCTGCACGCGCATGGTGCGCGCGGACTTCTGCGGCGACGGCACCTCGCACACGCAGGATGGCAACTGGGTGAACCTCTACGACGCGCGCGGCGTGCAGCAGGACACCGAGTCGTGGCAGCTGGAGGCCGAGTGGAACACCGATGGCGCCCTGTGCTCCACGTCGTCCACGCGCTCCACCCAGCCGGTGAGCTGCCCCAACAAGCCGCAACTGTCGGGCTGCGGGCAGCCGGGCCACTTCCGCACCGGCACCCTCATCATGAGCGAGGTGCCGCCCGCGACGCCGTGA
- a CDS encoding bifunctional serine/threonine-protein kinase/formylglycine-generating enzyme family protein codes for MGSSPAASPSPPDAWTPPQEFDEYRLVRPIGRGRTGRVYLAHDTLLERPVAVKFIPALGSNALARFLVEARAAARIQHPNVVTLYRVGQLEEQPYLVSEFIRGVSLDRLSKPQRWERVLSIGRDLARGLSAAHRRGVLHRDIKPGNAVLTEAGEVKLLDFGLAKLLDEAAEPGEAPSRAGSAVTPKLPEDLDPEASPNFSARSLDGVFLPSLPSGALVGTPYYMSPEAWAGEDLTARSDVYSLGVVLYELCAGRGPFRDVPWRDLPKRVQTKDARPLVQAAPDVDAAFAAVIDRCLRREPAERYTSAAHLLDALEALSRDEATTEVPEGNPYRGLQAFEAEHRAVFFGRRREQRAVLDRLRAESFLLITGDSGVGKSSLCLAGILPAVVEGGLEDGRRWHTARLVPGRRPMAALAAALAPLLEIEEEPLAEALRSEPASLVRRLRARLGARDGLLLYMDQLEELVTLASPVEAALAGQALGALAEGASGVRLLATGRSDFLTRLTSVPGLGTEVPRALYLLCALTPEETREAVTGPARVKGVRFESEALVDALVASTTSADGGLPLLQFALAELWEARDAEGRVITQAALDSLGGVAGALARHADAAVARLLPDQRSAARGVLLRLVTADGTRARKTDRELVGDDVRYRAALEALVHARLLVAREAQDGTSYELAHEALLAGWSTLARWLAEAAERREVQARLEAAAAHWEKLGHAREALWGPRQLAETKLLDVGELTRREQDFLKASRRTMVRSRRMRQGLAAGFILSLGLVYGGLKLRERWGLDTQVRAELQEAALALRAVAHERAALGSERAEAFRLYGSGHRADADKLWGRAGAQAVAVRHRYDAVAGRLERALALAPGRPDVREALADFLYERALWAEQDGDTATLPTLLQRLKLYDISGTRWQQWNAPARLTLETPVSGVQVELRPLGRDAQGHEQPGEPLPLVAGPWLDVPVPPGRYQLSLRALGHEPVVQPVLLRRGEARKLGVPLPRAGAVPEDFVFVPPGEVRFGSAAEASVREFFNAVPLHPVDVPAFFIARHEVTYADWLRFLESLPPDERAKRLPRVGTGGYAGLLALDRVDGTWRLRFQPGSEPYVARAGEKLRYANRTRRVEQDWLRFPVSGVTFADAEAYAAWLASSGRVPGARLCSELEWERAARGVDGREYPHGDTLGPDDANIDTTYGKQPGGFGPDEVGSHPGSRSPFGVDDLAGNVWEWTRSWLEPGKAVARGGSFAFAATSARATNRELPEPELRDVTMGLRVCADPLGAGP; via the coding sequence GTGGGCTCTTCCCCCGCCGCCTCCCCGTCGCCGCCCGACGCGTGGACTCCCCCGCAGGAGTTCGACGAGTACAGGCTCGTGCGCCCCATCGGCCGCGGACGGACGGGCCGGGTGTACCTGGCCCACGACACGCTCCTCGAGCGCCCGGTGGCGGTGAAGTTCATCCCCGCGCTCGGCTCCAACGCCCTGGCCCGCTTCCTCGTGGAGGCCCGCGCCGCCGCCCGAATCCAGCACCCCAACGTCGTCACCCTCTACCGGGTGGGGCAGCTGGAGGAGCAGCCCTACCTCGTCTCCGAGTTCATCCGGGGCGTCAGCCTGGACCGGCTCTCCAAGCCCCAGCGCTGGGAGCGGGTGCTGTCCATCGGCAGGGACCTGGCGCGCGGCCTGAGCGCCGCCCACCGGCGCGGGGTGCTCCACCGGGACATCAAGCCCGGCAACGCGGTGCTCACCGAGGCCGGCGAGGTGAAGCTGCTCGACTTCGGCCTCGCCAAGCTGCTGGACGAGGCCGCCGAGCCGGGCGAGGCCCCCTCCCGCGCGGGCTCTGCCGTGACGCCGAAGCTGCCGGAGGACCTGGACCCGGAGGCCAGCCCCAACTTCTCCGCGCGCTCGCTGGACGGCGTCTTCCTCCCCTCGCTGCCGAGCGGCGCGCTGGTGGGCACGCCCTACTACATGTCCCCGGAGGCCTGGGCGGGCGAGGACCTCACGGCCCGCAGCGACGTGTACTCGCTGGGCGTGGTCCTCTACGAGTTGTGCGCGGGCCGCGGCCCCTTCCGCGACGTGCCCTGGCGGGATCTGCCCAAGCGGGTGCAGACGAAGGACGCCCGTCCCCTGGTCCAGGCCGCGCCCGACGTGGACGCCGCCTTCGCGGCCGTCATCGACCGGTGCCTGCGCCGCGAGCCGGCCGAGCGCTACACCTCCGCCGCGCACCTCCTCGACGCGCTGGAGGCCCTGTCCCGAGACGAGGCGACCACCGAGGTCCCCGAGGGCAATCCCTATCGCGGCCTCCAGGCCTTCGAAGCCGAGCACCGGGCCGTCTTCTTCGGCCGCCGGCGCGAGCAGCGCGCGGTGCTGGACCGGCTGCGCGCCGAGTCCTTCCTCCTCATCACCGGCGACTCCGGCGTGGGCAAGTCCTCGCTGTGCCTCGCCGGCATCCTCCCCGCGGTGGTGGAGGGCGGGCTGGAGGACGGTCGCCGCTGGCACACCGCGCGGCTGGTGCCGGGCCGCAGGCCCATGGCGGCGCTGGCGGCCGCGCTCGCCCCGTTGCTGGAAATCGAAGAGGAGCCGCTCGCCGAGGCGCTGCGCAGCGAGCCCGCGTCCCTCGTCCGCCGGCTGCGCGCGAGGCTGGGCGCGCGCGACGGCCTCCTGCTCTACATGGACCAGCTCGAGGAGCTCGTGACGCTGGCCTCTCCCGTGGAGGCGGCGCTCGCGGGCCAGGCGCTGGGCGCCCTCGCGGAAGGGGCCAGCGGGGTGCGGCTCCTGGCCACCGGCCGGAGCGACTTCCTCACCCGCCTCACCTCCGTCCCCGGCCTGGGCACGGAGGTGCCGCGCGCGCTGTACCTGCTGTGCGCCCTGACGCCCGAGGAGACGCGAGAGGCCGTCACCGGCCCCGCCCGCGTGAAGGGCGTGCGCTTCGAGTCCGAGGCGCTGGTGGACGCGCTCGTCGCCTCCACCACCTCCGCCGACGGCGGGCTGCCGCTGCTCCAGTTCGCGCTCGCGGAGCTCTGGGAGGCCCGCGACGCGGAAGGCCGCGTGATTACCCAGGCGGCACTGGACTCGCTGGGCGGTGTGGCCGGCGCGCTGGCCCGGCATGCGGACGCCGCGGTGGCACGGCTGCTGCCGGACCAGCGCAGCGCCGCCAGGGGCGTGCTCCTGCGCCTCGTCACCGCGGACGGCACCCGCGCGCGCAAGACGGACCGCGAGCTGGTGGGCGACGACGTGCGCTACCGGGCCGCGCTGGAGGCCCTCGTCCACGCGCGCCTGCTGGTGGCGCGCGAGGCGCAGGATGGCACCTCGTACGAGCTGGCCCATGAGGCGCTGCTGGCCGGCTGGAGCACGCTGGCGCGCTGGCTGGCGGAGGCCGCCGAGCGCCGCGAGGTGCAGGCCCGGCTGGAGGCCGCCGCCGCGCACTGGGAGAAGCTGGGCCACGCGCGCGAGGCGCTGTGGGGCCCGCGTCAGCTCGCCGAGACGAAGCTGCTCGACGTTGGCGAGCTCACGCGCCGCGAGCAGGACTTCCTCAAGGCCTCGCGCCGCACCATGGTGCGCAGCCGGCGCATGCGGCAGGGGCTGGCGGCGGGCTTCATCCTGTCGCTGGGGCTCGTCTACGGCGGCCTCAAGCTGCGCGAGCGCTGGGGCCTCGACACGCAGGTGCGCGCCGAGCTCCAGGAGGCCGCGCTCGCCCTGCGCGCGGTGGCTCACGAGCGCGCGGCGCTGGGCTCCGAGCGCGCCGAGGCCTTCCGCCTCTATGGCAGCGGCCACCGCGCGGACGCCGACAAGCTCTGGGGCAGGGCGGGCGCCCAGGCCGTGGCGGTGCGCCACCGCTATGACGCCGTCGCCGGCCGGCTGGAGCGCGCGCTCGCCCTGGCGCCCGGCCGCCCCGACGTGCGCGAGGCGCTGGCGGACTTCCTCTACGAGCGCGCCCTGTGGGCCGAGCAGGACGGCGACACCGCGACGCTGCCCACGCTGCTCCAGCGGCTGAAGCTCTATGACATCTCGGGCACGCGCTGGCAGCAGTGGAACGCGCCCGCGCGCCTCACGCTGGAGACGCCCGTTTCCGGCGTCCAGGTGGAGCTGCGGCCGCTGGGCCGGGACGCGCAGGGACACGAGCAGCCCGGTGAGCCGTTGCCGCTCGTCGCGGGCCCGTGGTTGGACGTGCCGGTGCCGCCGGGGCGCTACCAGCTCTCCCTGCGCGCGCTGGGCCACGAGCCGGTGGTGCAGCCCGTGCTGCTGCGGCGCGGGGAGGCGCGGAAGCTCGGCGTGCCCCTGCCTCGCGCGGGCGCGGTGCCCGAGGACTTCGTCTTCGTCCCGCCAGGGGAGGTGCGCTTCGGCAGCGCGGCCGAGGCCAGCGTGCGCGAGTTCTTCAACGCGGTGCCGCTGCACCCGGTGGACGTGCCGGCCTTCTTCATCGCCCGTCACGAGGTGACGTACGCGGACTGGCTGCGCTTCCTCGAGTCCCTGCCGCCCGACGAGCGCGCGAAGCGCCTGCCCCGTGTGGGCACCGGTGGCTACGCGGGACTGCTCGCGCTGGACCGCGTGGACGGCACCTGGCGGCTGCGCTTCCAGCCCGGCAGCGAGCCCTACGTCGCGCGGGCCGGCGAGAAGCTGCGCTACGCCAACCGCACGCGACGCGTGGAGCAGGACTGGCTGCGCTTTCCCGTCAGCGGCGTCACCTTCGCGGACGCGGAGGCGTACGCGGCCTGGCTGGCCTCCAGTGGCCGCGTGCCCGGTGCGCGGCTGTGCTCGGAGCTGGAGTGGGAGCGCGCCGCGCGCGGCGTGGACGGGCGCGAGTACCCGCACGGCGACACGCTGGGCCCGGACGACGCCAACATCGACACCACCTATGGCAAGCAGCCCGGGGGATTCGGCCCGGACGAGGTGGGCAGCCACCCCGGCTCGCGCAGCCCCTTCGGCGTGGACGACCTGGCCGGCAACGTCTGGGAGTGGACGCGCTCCTGGCTGGAGCCGGGCAAGGCGGTGGCGCGCGGCGGCAGCTTCGCCTTCGCGGCCACCTCGGCGCGGGCCACCAACCGCGAGCTGCCGGAGCCCGAGCTGCGCGACGTGACGATGGGCCTGCGCGTGTGCGCGGACCCGCTGGGCGCGGGGCCCTGA
- a CDS encoding Ig-like domain-containing protein — protein sequence MLTRAWFTFIILGLGTFGCIELPEVVTVPPVDDADAGSDAGTGSDAGTTSDAGTGSDAGTNSDAGTSSAPDTTPPTLTSTHPHDGAIDVSDSSILELDFSEEMRSDSIRVSVDPPMAVTLTGWNAAGTQASFAPSNAWSRETNYTVTVEGRDLAGNLLIGSRAFSFTTRSPTAPTDTTAPSVTSMSPSHDSNGHPRDASLRLTFSEPMDRVSVEEAFTFTSPEEHVPGSIGFTWNAEGSDVTINPGDDFPYAANVAWTLRAGAKDLSGNTLSSAISGQFSVVQLVSKTLIKSGHGSIIGPAPFETSGNFRIGEINNQSFSRAFVAFSLAEVPMEATRIISADLSWMGGSAGNAFYSLGDLIVESVDYGQSLEPAARDFDAPARGEPIVIFRENYPGDGTFIHLSVTSLVSADLANRGSQANRSQFRLRFTVDTNHDQQTDSFNINAEAFPPKLELMYEQP from the coding sequence ATGCTTACACGCGCTTGGTTCACGTTCATCATCCTAGGCCTTGGAACTTTCGGCTGCATTGAGCTCCCCGAGGTCGTTACCGTCCCTCCAGTTGATGACGCGGATGCGGGCTCAGACGCAGGCACGGGCTCAGACGCGGGCACGACCTCGGACGCAGGCACGGGCTCAGACGCGGGCACGAACTCGGACGCAGGCACGAGCTCAGCACCCGACACGACGCCTCCTACCCTGACATCGACCCATCCTCACGACGGAGCCATCGATGTCTCGGACTCTTCGATTCTGGAGCTCGATTTCAGCGAGGAGATGCGGAGCGACTCGATTCGTGTTTCGGTCGATCCACCCATGGCTGTCACCCTGACGGGTTGGAACGCTGCTGGGACGCAGGCGTCCTTCGCGCCATCCAATGCATGGTCCAGAGAAACGAACTACACCGTCACCGTGGAAGGGCGAGACCTCGCAGGCAACCTGTTGATCGGCTCTCGTGCTTTCAGCTTCACGACGCGATCTCCGACTGCGCCCACGGATACAACCGCACCGTCCGTTACATCCATGTCTCCCAGCCATGACAGCAACGGGCATCCGCGAGACGCGTCCCTGCGACTGACGTTCTCCGAGCCCATGGACAGGGTGTCTGTAGAGGAGGCTTTCACGTTCACCAGCCCGGAGGAGCACGTTCCTGGCTCCATTGGCTTCACATGGAACGCTGAAGGCTCAGACGTAACCATCAACCCAGGCGACGACTTTCCCTATGCAGCCAATGTCGCCTGGACTCTTCGTGCCGGAGCGAAGGACCTCTCGGGCAACACGCTCTCCAGTGCCATTTCAGGGCAGTTCTCCGTCGTACAGCTCGTCTCCAAGACACTCATCAAGTCCGGGCATGGATCCATCATTGGACCCGCTCCATTCGAGACAAGCGGAAACTTCCGAATCGGAGAGATCAACAATCAGTCATTCAGTCGGGCTTTTGTCGCCTTCAGCCTTGCGGAAGTCCCCATGGAAGCCACCCGCATCATCTCAGCTGACCTCAGCTGGATGGGAGGATCGGCAGGGAATGCCTTCTACAGTCTAGGCGATCTCATCGTTGAGTCCGTCGACTACGGACAGTCCCTGGAGCCCGCCGCACGCGATTTCGACGCTCCAGCGAGAGGCGAGCCTATCGTTATCTTCAGGGAGAACTATCCTGGAGATGGCACCTTCATCCACCTCTCCGTGACGTCGCTGGTCTCCGCGGACCTCGCCAATCGCGGCTCACAGGCGAACCGTTCTCAGTTCCGCCTTCGGTTCACCGTGGATACCAATCACGACCAGCAAACGGACTCCTTCAACATCAATGCGGAGGCGTTCCCGCCCAAACTGGAACTGATGTACGAGCAGCCCTGA
- a CDS encoding response regulator: MKRTAMTAPDDEALANALPTPAGNKKRVLVVDDFDDAREMYAEYLEFVGFEVDTASNGKEAVEKAQDGDPDIILMDLSLPIMDGWEATRLIKQDARTRDIPVMALTGHVLAGNAEHAREAGADEFVAKPCLPQDLENKIRNMLKPSKSKRSR; the protein is encoded by the coding sequence ATGAAGCGAACGGCCATGACAGCCCCGGATGACGAGGCGCTCGCCAACGCCCTCCCCACCCCCGCGGGCAACAAGAAGCGGGTCCTCGTCGTCGACGACTTCGATGACGCTCGGGAGATGTACGCGGAGTACCTGGAGTTCGTCGGCTTCGAGGTGGACACCGCCTCCAATGGCAAGGAGGCGGTGGAGAAGGCGCAGGATGGAGACCCGGACATCATCCTGATGGACCTGTCCCTGCCCATCATGGACGGCTGGGAGGCCACGCGTCTCATCAAGCAGGATGCCCGGACGCGGGACATCCCCGTCATGGCGCTCACCGGCCATGTGCTCGCCGGCAACGCGGAGCATGCCCGGGAAGCCGGCGCAGACGAGTTCGTCGCCAAGCCGTGCCTGCCGCAGGATCTGGAGAACAAGATCCGCAACATGCTCAAGCCCAGCAAGAGCAAGCGCAGCCGGTGA
- a CDS encoding carboxypeptidase-like regulatory domain-containing protein yields the protein MMKKHLVFAVVPFLVLGCGEDLKDENGDGIADGVREPDSVTVVTPANPKGTVSGQVLGTDLKPLGDASVKMTIGSSADPVATTTDAEGNFEYTDVPAGSQVLLTFTKQGYATLRATATVPSSAGNVPINNGNASFGPITLAKLDGTLNFLLVTPSGRPAANVKATLEATPAGSIILSNNENTSLVVSTVVVEATSNEQGSLVFTGVPSAPEMARLRSGSGQYKLWVSPMDTDNNGVPETGGYVNSYAGSDIVANSTLRIINLPFTRPQAGALNVESSNVASLTGATDFDPLRNMVRAGEPIHLFFNQPVQAGSMLARLTDEYGRELLNVSTAVNNSGYSATITPAVSLQEGKEYNLDMRAVSAEGGSVYSITGFFFVGDQTSPRTVSIAEVRYQETSTSAPTASQLNPGEKVYVNFSAPIARAYNVNSPSVGPFVQVFFNANIADASASSLNIIGDVQGELGNANGFDLIIDEPTAPIQTRTPAETSAFGLTLSRYSSRYSFFYGGAFPLNPNNLTVQVAFSKLPNRASGSTNGTYESIWGQPVTNDMTVGVVATQNVPTP from the coding sequence ATGATGAAGAAGCATCTGGTTTTTGCCGTGGTTCCGTTCCTGGTCCTGGGTTGTGGCGAAGATCTCAAGGATGAGAACGGCGACGGTATCGCGGACGGCGTGCGTGAGCCGGACAGTGTGACGGTGGTGACGCCCGCCAATCCGAAGGGCACCGTTTCGGGCCAGGTGCTGGGCACGGACCTGAAGCCGCTGGGCGACGCTTCGGTGAAGATGACCATCGGCAGCTCCGCGGATCCGGTGGCGACCACCACGGATGCCGAGGGCAACTTCGAGTACACGGATGTGCCCGCCGGCTCGCAGGTGCTGCTGACCTTCACCAAGCAGGGCTACGCCACGCTGCGCGCCACCGCGACGGTTCCGTCGTCGGCGGGCAACGTGCCCATCAACAACGGCAACGCGAGCTTCGGCCCCATCACCCTGGCGAAGCTGGACGGCACGCTGAACTTCCTGCTGGTGACGCCGAGTGGCCGTCCCGCGGCCAACGTGAAGGCGACGCTCGAGGCCACGCCGGCGGGCTCCATCATCCTGTCCAACAACGAGAACACCTCGCTGGTGGTGAGCACGGTGGTGGTCGAGGCGACCTCCAACGAGCAGGGCTCCCTGGTGTTCACGGGCGTCCCCAGCGCGCCGGAGATGGCGCGGCTGCGCAGTGGCTCGGGGCAGTACAAGCTGTGGGTCTCCCCGATGGACACCGACAACAACGGCGTCCCGGAGACCGGCGGCTATGTGAACAGCTACGCGGGTTCGGACATCGTCGCGAACAGCACCCTGCGCATCATCAACCTGCCCTTCACGCGGCCGCAGGCGGGCGCGCTGAATGTCGAGAGCAGCAACGTGGCCAGCCTGACGGGGGCCACCGACTTTGATCCGCTGCGGAACATGGTCCGCGCGGGCGAGCCCATCCATCTGTTCTTCAACCAGCCGGTCCAGGCGGGTTCGATGCTGGCGCGCCTGACCGATGAGTATGGGCGCGAGCTGCTGAACGTGAGCACCGCCGTCAATAACAGCGGCTATAGCGCCACCATCACCCCGGCCGTTTCCCTGCAGGAAGGCAAGGAGTACAACCTGGACATGCGCGCGGTGTCCGCCGAGGGCGGCAGCGTCTACAGCATCACGGGTTTCTTCTTCGTGGGTGATCAGACGAGCCCGCGGACTGTCTCGATTGCCGAGGTCCGCTATCAGGAGACCTCGACGTCGGCTCCCACGGCTTCGCAGCTCAACCCCGGCGAGAAGGTGTACGTGAACTTCAGCGCGCCTATCGCCCGGGCCTATAACGTCAACAGCCCGTCCGTCGGCCCGTTCGTCCAGGTGTTCTTCAACGCGAACATCGCGGACGCGAGCGCCAGCTCCCTGAACATCATCGGCGATGTCCAGGGTGAGTTGGGCAATGCGAACGGCTTCGACCTCATCATTGATGAGCCCACCGCTCCCATCCAGACCCGCACCCCCGCGGAGACCTCCGCCTTCGGACTGACGCTGTCCAGGTACAGCAGCCGCTACTCCTTCTTCTACGGCGGCGCGTTCCCCCTGAACCCGAACAACCTGACGGTGCAGGTGGCCTTCTCCAAGCTGCCGAATCGCGCCTCGGGAAGCACCAACGGCACCTACGAGAGCATCTGGGGTCAGCCCGTCACCAACGACATGACGGTGGGCGTGGTCGCCACCCAGAACGTCCCGACGCCCTGA
- a CDS encoding HIT family protein → MSDVNDPCLGCAIVRGETRPVGGVLARAPGLVLHGVASPSPVPGWVVISSERHVRAWYDLDEDSARELGPFAARVMRAQREVLGAEHAYAFAIGDVLRHFHLHLIPRFAQTPQRLWGRAAFDAAPADHRPAEELEAAARSLAAALSR, encoded by the coding sequence ATGTCGGACGTGAATGATCCATGCCTCGGCTGCGCCATCGTGCGCGGGGAGACCCGGCCGGTGGGGGGCGTACTCGCTCGGGCTCCCGGGCTGGTGCTGCATGGCGTGGCGTCTCCCAGTCCCGTCCCCGGCTGGGTGGTCATCTCCAGCGAGCGGCACGTGCGCGCCTGGTACGACCTGGACGAGGACTCCGCGCGCGAGCTCGGGCCCTTCGCCGCCCGGGTGATGCGCGCCCAGCGGGAGGTGCTCGGCGCCGAGCATGCCTACGCCTTCGCCATCGGCGACGTGCTCCGCCACTTCCACCTGCACCTCATCCCCCGCTTCGCCCAGACGCCCCAGCGCCTGTGGGGCCGCGCCGCCTTCGACGCCGCCCCCGCCGACCACCGTCCGGCGGAGGAACTGGAGGCCGCCGCACGCTCGCTCGCCGCCGCGCTGTCGCGCTGA